In Vibrio gangliei, a single window of DNA contains:
- a CDS encoding DUF2069 domain-containing protein: MNTPTTPISRYLALFSYLALLGWVIAWHGWISPHPDLNPTAVTVGWCIPLLLPFIGIIKGKPYTHAWANFILMFYFLHSLTLLYVVNGERWLAAIELLLTTLNFAGNIFYARQKSRALGLKLPRLSEVEKREKARFEGHK, encoded by the coding sequence ATGAACACACCGACAACCCCAATTAGCCGTTACCTCGCTCTATTCAGTTATCTTGCCCTACTAGGTTGGGTTATCGCTTGGCATGGATGGATTTCACCGCACCCGGATCTTAACCCGACTGCGGTGACCGTCGGTTGGTGTATTCCATTATTACTGCCATTTATCGGCATCATTAAAGGCAAACCTTACACGCACGCGTGGGCGAACTTTATTTTGATGTTCTACTTCTTGCACTCGCTCACCCTCCTATACGTTGTTAATGGTGAACGCTGGCTCGCGGCGATAGAACTGCTCCTGACGACACTCAACTTTGCTGGAAATATTTTCTACGCCAGACAAAAAAGCCGCGCTCTAGGGCTAAAACTGCCGCGTTTATCCGAAGTCGAAAAGCGAGAAAAAGCACGCTTTGAAGGGCACAAATAA
- the wrbA gene encoding NAD(P)H:quinone oxidoreductase produces the protein MSHDQTINILVLYHSRHGTTQQLARHIARGVASIAHCKANLRTVADIEASDYPVKDPIVTIQELKQCDGLALGSPVWFGNMSAAMKHFWDQTTSLWLTGDLIDKPACVFTSSSSPHGGQETTQQSMMLPLLHHGMMIMGIPYSEPNLHTSLQGGTPYGASSISKQGQQPLDKQVTELAFAQGQRLAKAALALSSL, from the coding sequence ATGAGTCACGATCAGACGATAAACATCTTGGTGTTGTACCATAGCCGACATGGTACAACCCAACAGCTTGCTCGCCATATTGCACGCGGTGTTGCCAGTATTGCCCACTGTAAGGCTAACCTACGCACCGTTGCTGATATTGAAGCGAGCGATTACCCAGTCAAAGACCCCATTGTCACTATTCAAGAGTTAAAACAATGTGATGGTTTAGCCCTCGGTAGCCCAGTCTGGTTTGGTAATATGAGCGCTGCAATGAAGCATTTTTGGGATCAAACCACTTCCCTTTGGCTGACGGGCGACTTAATTGACAAGCCGGCTTGTGTGTTTACTTCATCGTCCTCACCTCATGGCGGGCAAGAAACGACCCAACAATCCATGATGCTGCCTTTACTCCATCACGGCATGATGATCATGGGTATTCCCTATTCAGAGCCTAACTTACATACCAGCCTACAGGGTGGTACGCCTTATGGTGCTAGCTCTATCTCCAAACAAGGTCAACAACCTTTAGATAAACAAGTGACCGAGCTAGCATTTGCACAAGGCCAACGTTTAGCCAAAGCCGCATTGGCCTTATCATCGCTGTAA
- the arsC gene encoding arsenate reductase (glutaredoxin) (This arsenate reductase requires both glutathione and glutaredoxin to convert arsenate to arsenite, after which the efflux transporter formed by ArsA and ArsB can extrude the arsenite from the cell, providing resistance.) — MSVTIYHNPRCSKSRQTLELLTEKGIEPQVVKYLEETPTVETLKNLYQQLGLNKVRDMMRTKEDIYKELNLGDSSVTDEQLFEAMANHPKLIERPIVVNNGQARHGRPPEQVLEIL; from the coding sequence ATGTCAGTCACTATTTACCATAACCCACGCTGCTCTAAGAGCCGTCAAACCTTAGAATTATTAACCGAAAAAGGCATTGAGCCTCAAGTGGTGAAGTACTTAGAAGAAACCCCCACTGTCGAAACGTTAAAAAACCTATATCAACAACTTGGGCTGAACAAAGTTCGCGACATGATGCGCACTAAAGAAGACATTTATAAAGAATTAAATCTGGGTGATTCAAGCGTTACCGATGAACAGCTATTCGAAGCTATGGCAAACCATCCAAAATTAATTGAGCGCCCGATAGTGGTGAACAATGGTCAAGCACGTCATGGCCGCCCACCAGAGCAAGTGCTTGAGATTTTATGA